The following proteins are co-located in the Streptomyces sp. NBC_01198 genome:
- a CDS encoding glycoside hydrolase family 15 protein, with product MAGRIEDYALIGDLQTAALVGRDGSVDWLCLPRFDSAACFAALLGDKDNGSWRIAPLDGALCSRRSYRGDTLVLDTVWETDTGTVKVTDFMPQRDHAPDLIRVVEGVSGTVEMRSELTLRFDYGSVVPWVRRADHHRVAVAGPDAVWLRTEPPLPMYGKNMRTYSDFTVAEGEKVAFVLTWHPSHAARPRRMDPFAALEDSVADWQKWSDRCCYEGPWRSAVLRSMITLKALTYAPSGGIAAAATTSLPEEIGGVRNWDYRFCWLRDAALTLNALVSGGFLTEAKAWRDWLLRAVAGDPADLQIMYGIAGERRLTEYEVPWLKGYENSSPVRVGNAAAGQLQLDVYGEVLDSLYLARSSGLRDEPHAWNLQRMLMEFLESKWHEPDEGIWEVRGPRRHFVHSKVMAWVAADRAVRTVEAHPQLRGNAGLWRSMRAQVHAEVCEKGYDAHRNTFTQSYGSTELDAATLLIPLVGFLPPTDRRVIGTVEAVQRELDHGGFVRRYSPDAANVDGLPGSEGAFLACSFWLADALHAIGRTDEATRLFERLLAVRNDVGLLAEEWDPVARRQLGNYPQAFSHVGLVNTALALAGLDKRSG from the coding sequence GTGGCAGGACGTATCGAGGACTACGCGCTGATCGGCGACCTGCAGACCGCCGCGCTCGTCGGCCGGGACGGGTCGGTGGACTGGCTGTGCCTGCCGCGTTTCGACTCCGCCGCGTGCTTCGCCGCCCTGCTCGGCGACAAGGACAACGGCAGCTGGCGGATCGCCCCGCTGGACGGGGCGCTGTGCAGCCGGCGGTCCTACCGCGGCGACACCCTGGTGCTGGACACCGTCTGGGAGACGGACACCGGCACCGTGAAGGTCACCGACTTCATGCCGCAGCGCGACCACGCCCCTGACCTGATCAGGGTCGTCGAGGGCGTCTCAGGCACCGTCGAGATGCGCAGCGAGCTGACACTGCGTTTCGACTACGGCAGCGTGGTGCCCTGGGTGCGCCGCGCCGACCACCACCGGGTGGCCGTCGCCGGGCCCGACGCGGTGTGGCTGCGCACCGAGCCGCCGCTGCCGATGTACGGCAAGAACATGCGGACCTACTCCGACTTCACCGTCGCGGAGGGCGAGAAGGTCGCCTTCGTCCTGACCTGGCACCCCTCGCACGCCGCCCGCCCGCGCCGGATGGACCCCTTCGCCGCACTGGAGGACAGCGTGGCGGACTGGCAGAAGTGGTCCGACAGGTGCTGCTACGAGGGTCCGTGGCGGTCGGCCGTGCTGCGTTCCATGATCACCCTCAAGGCCCTCACCTACGCGCCCAGCGGCGGTATCGCCGCCGCCGCGACCACCTCGCTGCCCGAGGAGATCGGCGGGGTGCGCAACTGGGACTACCGCTTCTGCTGGCTGCGGGACGCCGCCCTCACTCTCAACGCCCTGGTCTCCGGCGGCTTCCTGACCGAGGCGAAGGCCTGGCGCGACTGGCTGCTGCGGGCGGTCGCCGGCGACCCGGCCGACCTGCAGATCATGTACGGCATCGCCGGCGAGCGGCGGCTGACGGAGTACGAGGTGCCCTGGCTGAAGGGGTACGAGAACTCCTCGCCGGTCCGGGTCGGCAACGCGGCGGCCGGCCAGCTCCAGCTGGACGTCTACGGCGAGGTCCTCGACTCGCTGTACCTGGCCAGGAGCAGCGGGCTGCGCGACGAGCCGCACGCCTGGAACCTGCAGCGGATGCTGATGGAGTTCCTGGAGTCCAAGTGGCACGAGCCGGACGAGGGCATCTGGGAAGTACGCGGCCCGCGCCGGCACTTCGTGCACTCCAAGGTGATGGCCTGGGTCGCCGCGGACCGCGCGGTGCGCACCGTGGAGGCCCATCCGCAGCTGCGCGGCAACGCCGGACTGTGGCGCTCCATGCGGGCGCAGGTGCACGCCGAGGTCTGCGAGAAGGGCTACGACGCCCATCGCAACACCTTCACGCAGTCCTACGGGTCGACCGAGCTGGACGCGGCCACGCTGCTGATCCCGCTGGTCGGCTTCCTGCCCCCCACCGACCGCCGGGTGATCGGCACCGTCGAGGCGGTGCAGCGCGAGCTGGACCACGGCGGCTTCGTACGCCGCTACTCCCCCGACGCCGCCAACGTCGACGGCCTGCCCGGCAGTGAAGGGGCCTTCCTGGCCTGCTCGTTCTGGCTCGCCGACGCGCTGCACGCCATCGGGCGCACCGACGAGGCCACCCGGCTGTTCGAACGGCTGCTGGCCGTACGCAACGACGTCGGGCTGCTGGCCGAGGAGTGGGACCCGGTCGCCCGGCGCCAACTGGGAAACTATCCACAGGCGTTCAGCCACGTCGGCCTGGTCAACACCGCGCTGGCGCTGGCGGGC
- a CDS encoding SURF1 family cytochrome oxidase biogenesis protein, whose amino-acid sequence MYRFLLSRQWVILTLVGLLLIPVMIRLGFWQLHRHEHRVANNRIIAAGLKATPVPVESVTSPGYAVPRKDLYRMVTATGHYDTAHQVVARHRTAGNSGSDDSSGGGEEVGYHVVTPLILDDGRAVLINRGWISPGDDPTKFPEITPPPSGEVTVVGRLRPDESTSSTGIRDHRGLPSRQIMLINAGAVKAAGGLPEQVVGGYLELASTSPEPPHGQPQRIPPPDHSSIGPHMAYAIQWWLFTAMVPVGWVVLLRRERAEVLAARKKQSGTPQEPESSVPVAV is encoded by the coding sequence GTGTACCGCTTCCTGCTGTCCCGCCAATGGGTGATCCTCACCCTCGTCGGTCTGCTGCTGATCCCGGTGATGATCAGACTGGGCTTCTGGCAGCTGCACCGCCATGAGCACCGGGTGGCGAACAACAGGATCATCGCGGCCGGCCTGAAGGCCACCCCGGTCCCGGTCGAGTCGGTGACCTCACCCGGCTACGCCGTACCGCGCAAGGACCTCTACCGCATGGTGACCGCCACCGGCCACTACGACACCGCCCACCAGGTCGTCGCCCGGCACCGCACCGCGGGCAACTCCGGGTCGGACGACTCCTCCGGCGGCGGCGAGGAGGTCGGCTACCACGTCGTCACCCCGCTGATCCTGGACGACGGCCGGGCGGTGCTGATCAACCGCGGCTGGATCTCGCCGGGCGACGACCCGACGAAGTTCCCGGAGATCACCCCGCCGCCGTCCGGCGAGGTGACCGTGGTGGGGCGGCTGCGCCCCGACGAGTCCACCTCCTCCACCGGCATCCGGGACCACAGGGGGCTGCCGTCGCGGCAGATCATGCTGATCAACGCCGGCGCGGTGAAGGCCGCGGGCGGCCTGCCCGAGCAGGTGGTCGGCGGCTACCTGGAGCTGGCGTCCACCTCGCCCGAGCCCCCGCACGGCCAGCCGCAGCGGATCCCCCCGCCCGACCACAGCAGCATCGGCCCGCACATGGCCTACGCCATCCAGTGGTGGCTGTTCACCGCCATGGTCCCGGTGGGCTGGGTGGTGCTGCTGCGCCGGGAGCGCGCCGAAGTGCTCGCGGCCCGCAAGAAGCAGTCGGGGACGCCGCAGGAGCCGGAGAGCAGCGTTCCAGTAGCGGTCTAG
- a CDS encoding DUF3099 domain-containing protein, producing MRKQGSPEVHRISGARTGLTEDVRGRQRRYIISMSVRTVSVILTVVLWNVERPLAWATLGIGLLLPYVAVVYANAGRENAPVAPAAYIPPPVVPVLEATTVESGAERGAEPFTDPTDRP from the coding sequence ATGCGGAAGCAGGGCAGCCCTGAGGTCCACCGGATCTCCGGGGCGCGTACCGGGCTGACCGAGGACGTACGCGGACGGCAGCGCCGGTACATCATCTCGATGTCGGTCCGTACGGTCTCGGTGATCCTCACCGTGGTGCTGTGGAACGTCGAGCGCCCGCTGGCCTGGGCGACTCTGGGAATCGGCCTGCTGCTGCCGTACGTCGCAGTGGTCTATGCCAATGCCGGTCGGGAGAACGCACCCGTCGCGCCGGCCGCCTACATCCCCCCGCCGGTCGTTCCGGTGCTTGAGGCAACCACAGTGGAATCCGGAGCGGAACGCGGCGCCGAGCCGTTCACCGATCCCACCGACCGTCCCTGA
- a CDS encoding lytic polysaccharide monooxygenase auxiliary activity family 9 protein, translated as MSVRRKAAALGAVGATTLVIAGLTPGSASAHGALSTPVSRISACYAEGPENPRSQVCKDLVADSGTQPLYDWNEVNIANANGQSRTIIPDGHLCSADRDKYRALDWARTDWPATPVQAGQTTVTFRVTAPHRGVMTLYITKQGYNPAQPLKWSDLDSAPIATYTTAASSPGTYTFPATLPARTGRQLIYQVWQRSDSPEAFYGCADVVFGQTAQAAKAATAEVAKAPTDAQITAGEPKSTVVHHGHGGDAPVTSTTGSLATSTVAASSSTLETALSGSAILASGAVGLLVYSRRRAGARSRG; from the coding sequence ATGTCAGTACGCCGCAAGGCCGCCGCCCTCGGCGCGGTCGGCGCCACCACCCTGGTCATCGCCGGTCTCACCCCCGGCTCGGCCAGCGCGCACGGAGCGCTCAGCACCCCGGTCAGCCGGATCTCCGCCTGCTACGCGGAAGGCCCGGAGAACCCCAGGTCCCAGGTCTGCAAGGACCTCGTCGCCGACAGCGGCACCCAGCCGCTGTACGACTGGAACGAGGTCAACATCGCCAACGCCAACGGGCAGAGCCGGACGATCATCCCCGACGGCCACCTGTGCTCCGCCGACCGCGACAAGTACCGGGCGCTGGACTGGGCCCGCACCGACTGGCCGGCCACCCCCGTGCAGGCCGGCCAGACCACCGTCACCTTCCGGGTCACCGCACCGCACCGCGGGGTCATGACGCTCTACATCACCAAGCAGGGCTACAACCCGGCCCAGCCGCTGAAGTGGTCCGACCTGGACAGCGCCCCGATCGCCACCTACACCACCGCGGCCTCCTCGCCCGGCACCTACACCTTCCCCGCCACCCTGCCGGCCCGCACCGGGCGGCAGCTCATCTACCAGGTGTGGCAGCGCTCCGACAGCCCGGAGGCTTTCTACGGCTGCGCGGATGTCGTCTTCGGACAGACCGCGCAGGCGGCGAAGGCGGCGACCGCCGAGGTCGCCAAGGCGCCGACCGACGCCCAGATCACCGCCGGCGAGCCGAAGTCGACCGTCGTGCACCACGGCCACGGCGGTGACGCGCCCGTCACCTCCACCACCGGCAGCCTCGCGACCAGCACCGTGGCCGCGAGCAGCAGCACCCTGGAGACCGCGCTTTCCGGCAGCGCGATCCTGGCCAGCGGAGCCGTCGGGCTGCTGGTCTACAGCCGCCGCCGGGCCGGAGCCCGCAGCCGCGGCTGA
- a CDS encoding DEDDh family exonuclease, which yields MTMLDNRTAPPPPSPWPAGYPEGYAVVDVETTGLGKDDRIVSAAVYRLDARGEVQDHWYSPVNPQRDPGPVWIHGLTRAMLADAPLFPEIAGELAERLAGRVLVAHNAVFDWSMLAREYARARSAAPVDHRLCTIVLAKELRLPLANHKLESLAAHYGVVQQRAHHALDDARVLAEAFRPSLHLAAAAELPLPLHTCRPLTEWVDSAVPAPRYGALYGSGPRSGWRPARRRPACPYPNPGRLAPDGPLVQGMRVAFSGDTGIDRELLEDRATDAGLHVASSVSRLTSVLVANDPDSPTGKAVKARAYGTPVIGEREFTELLKAVTPASGVHG from the coding sequence ATGACCATGCTGGACAACCGGACCGCGCCGCCGCCCCCTTCGCCCTGGCCCGCGGGCTATCCCGAGGGCTACGCGGTGGTCGACGTCGAGACCACCGGGCTGGGCAAGGACGACCGGATCGTGTCGGCCGCCGTCTACCGGCTCGACGCCCGCGGCGAGGTCCAGGACCACTGGTATTCACCGGTCAACCCGCAGCGCGACCCCGGCCCGGTGTGGATCCACGGGCTGACCCGCGCGATGCTCGCCGACGCCCCGCTGTTCCCGGAGATCGCCGGCGAGCTCGCCGAACGGCTCGCCGGGCGGGTGCTGGTGGCGCACAACGCGGTCTTCGACTGGTCGATGCTGGCCAGGGAGTACGCCAGGGCGCGGTCCGCCGCGCCGGTGGACCACCGGCTGTGCACCATCGTGCTGGCCAAGGAGCTGCGGCTGCCGCTGGCCAACCACAAGCTGGAGTCGCTGGCCGCGCACTACGGAGTGGTCCAGCAGCGCGCCCACCACGCCCTGGACGACGCCCGGGTGCTGGCCGAGGCCTTCCGGCCGAGCCTGCACCTGGCCGCCGCGGCCGAACTGCCGCTGCCGCTGCACACCTGCCGCCCGCTGACGGAGTGGGTGGACTCGGCGGTCCCCGCGCCGCGGTACGGGGCGCTGTACGGCTCGGGCCCGCGCTCCGGCTGGCGGCCGGCCCGCAGGCGCCCGGCGTGCCCGTATCCGAACCCCGGGCGGCTGGCGCCGGACGGGCCGCTGGTCCAGGGGATGCGGGTGGCCTTCTCCGGCGACACAGGTATAGACCGCGAGCTGCTGGAGGACCGGGCGACCGACGCCGGGCTGCACGTCGCCTCGTCGGTCAGCCGGCTCACCAGCGTCCTGGTGGCCAACGACCCGGACTCCCCCACCGGCAAGGCGGTCAAGGCCCGCGCCTACGGGACGCCGGTGATCGGCGAGCGGGAGTTCACCGAACTGCTCAAGGCCGTCACCCCGGCGTCCGGCGTCCACGGCTGA
- a CDS encoding RNA 2'-phosphotransferase encodes MDEKRTVKASKFLSLVLRHEPERIGVALDEGGWVDVGALLAACAAHGRPLTRAELDHVVATNNKRRFAFSEDGRRIRASQGHTVAVELGLAPAVPPDVLFHGTATATLPLILRDGLLPMARQDVHLSADRETAVRVGARHGRPVVLAVDAAGLAAAGQVFRVSANGVWLTGPVAPEWLRQRAD; translated from the coding sequence CTGGACGAGAAGCGGACGGTGAAGGCGTCGAAGTTCCTGTCGCTGGTGCTGCGGCACGAGCCGGAGCGGATAGGCGTCGCGCTGGACGAGGGCGGCTGGGTGGACGTGGGGGCGCTGCTCGCCGCCTGCGCCGCCCACGGCAGGCCGCTGACCCGCGCCGAGCTCGACCACGTCGTCGCCACCAACAACAAGCGGCGGTTCGCCTTCTCCGAGGACGGCCGGCGGATCAGGGCCAGTCAGGGGCACACGGTGGCGGTGGAGCTCGGCCTGGCCCCCGCGGTGCCGCCTGACGTGCTCTTCCACGGGACGGCGACGGCCACCCTGCCGCTGATCCTGCGGGACGGGCTGCTGCCGATGGCCCGGCAGGACGTGCATCTGTCGGCCGACCGCGAGACGGCCGTGCGCGTGGGAGCGCGGCACGGCCGTCCGGTGGTGCTCGCGGTGGACGCGGCGGGGCTGGCCGCCGCCGGCCAGGTCTTCCGGGTCAGCGCGAACGGGGTGTGGCTGACCGGTCCGGTGGCGCCGGAGTGGCTGCGCCAGCGGGCGGACTGA
- a CDS encoding TldD/PmbA family protein produces the protein MPHEVDQSFLALPLRALADAALARARALGADHADFRLERVRSAAWRLRDARPAGSSDSTDLGYAVRVVHGGAWGFASGVDLTMDAAAKVASQAVAMAKLSAKVIAAAGSDERVELADEPVHADRTWVSAYETDPFGVPDADKTGLLAEWSSRLLAADGVSHADASLIAVHENKFYADTAGTTTTQQRVRLHPQLTAVSVDPGTGGFDSMRTLAPPVGRGWEYLTDGGWDWDGELAAIPGLLAEKMRAPSVEAGTYDLVVDPSNLWLTIHESIGHATELDRALGYEAAYAGTSFATFDQLGTLKYGSPLMHVTGDRTAEHGLATVGYDDEGVAGQSWDLVRDGVLVGYQLDRRIAKLTGFDRSNGCAYADSPGHVPVQRMANVSLQPAQDGPSTEELIGGVERGIYVVGDRSWSIDMQRYNFQFTGQRFFRIENGRLAGQLKDVAYQATTTDFWGSMEAVGGPQTYVLGGAFNCGKAQPGQIAAVSHGCPSALFRGVGILNTTQEAGR, from the coding sequence GTGCCTCATGAGGTCGATCAGTCATTCCTCGCGCTGCCGTTGCGGGCGCTCGCCGACGCGGCGCTGGCCAGGGCGCGCGCGCTCGGCGCCGACCACGCCGACTTCCGCCTGGAGCGGGTGCGCAGCGCGGCCTGGCGGCTGCGGGACGCGCGGCCGGCCGGGAGTTCGGACAGCACCGACCTCGGCTACGCGGTCCGGGTGGTGCACGGCGGGGCCTGGGGCTTCGCCTCCGGCGTGGACCTGACGATGGACGCGGCGGCGAAGGTCGCCTCGCAGGCCGTCGCCATGGCCAAGCTCAGCGCCAAGGTCATCGCGGCCGCCGGGTCCGACGAGCGGGTGGAGCTGGCCGACGAGCCGGTGCACGCGGACCGCACGTGGGTGTCGGCGTACGAGACCGACCCCTTCGGCGTCCCCGACGCGGACAAGACCGGGCTACTGGCCGAGTGGAGCAGCCGGCTGCTGGCCGCCGACGGCGTCTCGCACGCCGACGCCTCGCTGATCGCGGTGCACGAGAACAAGTTCTACGCCGACACCGCGGGCACCACGACCACCCAGCAGCGGGTCAGGCTGCACCCGCAGCTCACCGCGGTGAGCGTCGACCCCGGCACCGGCGGCTTCGACTCGATGCGCACCCTGGCCCCGCCGGTCGGTCGCGGCTGGGAGTACCTGACCGACGGCGGGTGGGACTGGGACGGCGAACTCGCCGCGATCCCCGGCCTGCTGGCCGAGAAGATGCGCGCGCCCTCGGTCGAGGCGGGCACGTACGACCTGGTGGTCGACCCGTCCAACCTGTGGCTGACCATCCACGAGTCCATCGGGCACGCCACCGAACTGGACCGCGCGCTCGGCTACGAGGCCGCCTACGCGGGCACCTCCTTCGCGACGTTCGACCAGCTCGGCACCCTGAAGTACGGCTCCCCGCTGATGCACGTCACCGGCGACCGCACCGCCGAGCACGGCCTGGCCACCGTCGGCTACGACGACGAGGGCGTGGCCGGCCAGTCCTGGGACCTGGTCAGGGACGGCGTGCTGGTCGGCTACCAGCTGGACCGCAGGATCGCCAAGCTCACCGGCTTCGACCGCTCCAACGGCTGCGCCTACGCCGACTCCCCCGGCCACGTGCCGGTGCAGCGGATGGCCAACGTCTCGCTCCAGCCGGCCCAGGACGGGCCGTCCACCGAGGAGCTGATCGGCGGGGTCGAGCGCGGCATCTACGTGGTCGGCGACCGTTCCTGGTCGATCGACATGCAGCGCTACAACTTCCAGTTCACCGGGCAGCGCTTCTTCCGTATCGAGAACGGCAGGCTGGCCGGCCAGCTCAAGGACGTCGCCTACCAGGCCACGACCACCGACTTCTGGGGGTCGATGGAGGCCGTCGGCGGGCCGCAGACGTACGTGCTCGGCGGCGCCTTCAACTGCGGCAAGGCCCAGCCGGGGCAGATCGCCGCGGTCAGCCACGGCTGCCCCTCCGCGCTCTTCCGGGGCGTGGGGATTCTCAACACCACCCAGGAGGCGGGGCGATGA
- the fabG gene encoding 3-oxoacyl-[acyl-carrier-protein] reductase, with translation MSRSVLVTGGNRGIGLAIARAFADGGDKVAITYRSGEPPADLVALGVLALRCDITDAEQVEQTYKEIEAAHGTVEVLIANAGITRDQLLMRMSEEDFTAVLDTNLTGTFRVVKRANRGMLRARKGRVVLISSVVGLLGSAGQANYAASKAGLVGFARSLARELGSRNITFNVVAPGFVDTDMTRALTDEQRAGIVAQVPLARYAQPEEIAAAVRFLASDDAAYITGAVIPVDGGLGMGH, from the coding sequence TTGAGCCGCTCGGTTCTCGTCACCGGAGGAAACCGGGGCATCGGCCTCGCCATCGCCCGCGCTTTCGCCGACGGGGGCGACAAGGTCGCCATCACCTACCGCTCGGGCGAGCCGCCGGCCGACCTCGTGGCGCTCGGCGTGCTCGCGCTGCGCTGCGACATCACCGACGCCGAGCAGGTCGAGCAGACCTACAAGGAGATCGAGGCGGCGCACGGCACCGTCGAGGTGCTGATCGCCAACGCCGGCATCACCCGCGACCAGCTGCTGATGCGGATGTCCGAGGAGGACTTCACCGCCGTCCTCGACACCAACCTGACCGGCACCTTCCGGGTGGTCAAGCGGGCCAACCGCGGCATGCTGCGGGCCAGGAAGGGCCGGGTCGTGCTGATCTCCTCGGTCGTCGGCCTGCTGGGCTCCGCGGGGCAGGCCAACTACGCGGCCTCCAAGGCCGGCCTGGTGGGCTTCGCCCGCTCGCTGGCCCGCGAGCTCGGCTCGCGCAACATCACGTTCAACGTGGTCGCACCCGGCTTCGTCGACACCGACATGACCCGGGCGCTCACCGACGAGCAGCGCGCGGGCATCGTGGCGCAGGTGCCGCTGGCGCGCTACGCGCAGCCGGAGGAGATCGCCGCCGCCGTGCGTTTCCTGGCGTCCGACGACGCCGCGTACATCACTGGAGCCGTCATCCCCGTTGACGGCGGATTGGGCATGGGTCACTGA
- a CDS encoding metallopeptidase TldD-related protein → MSMATTKPHEIVERALELSTADGCVVIADEESSANLRWAGNALTTNGVTRGRTLTVIATVDGGQGAASGVVSRSAVTADELEPLVRAAEAAAREAGPAEDAQPLVTGVPQSADFTDAPAETASEVFAAFAPALGEAFATARAGGRQLYGFAFHSVTSTYLGTSAGLRLRHDQPTGTLEVNAKSPDRTRSAWAGAATRDFTDVDPRALDAELAQRLAWAERKIDLPAGRYETLLPPSAVADLMIYQLWSSGARDAAEGRTVFSKAGGGTRVGEQLSELPLTLRSDPGEPGLESAPFVVAHASGDESSVFDNGLPVGPVDWLRDGTLRHLPTTRHSAALTGLPMAPAADNLILEGGGGQSLAEMVAATERGLLLTCLWYIREVDPATLLLTGLTRDGVYLVEGGEVTGVVNNFRFNESPVDLLGRAVEAGRSERTLPREWSDYFTRAAAPALRVPDFNMSSVSQGV, encoded by the coding sequence ATGAGCATGGCGACGACGAAGCCGCACGAGATTGTCGAGCGGGCTCTCGAACTGTCCACAGCCGACGGCTGCGTGGTCATCGCCGACGAGGAGTCCAGCGCGAACCTGCGCTGGGCCGGCAACGCGCTGACCACCAACGGCGTGACGCGCGGCCGGACGCTGACGGTGATCGCGACCGTGGACGGCGGGCAGGGCGCCGCCTCCGGCGTGGTGTCGCGGTCCGCGGTGACCGCAGACGAGTTGGAGCCGCTGGTGCGGGCGGCCGAGGCGGCGGCCCGCGAGGCCGGTCCCGCCGAGGACGCGCAGCCGCTGGTGACCGGGGTGCCGCAGTCCGCGGACTTCACCGACGCGCCGGCCGAGACCGCCTCCGAGGTCTTCGCGGCCTTCGCGCCCGCGCTCGGCGAGGCCTTCGCCACCGCCAGGGCCGGCGGGCGGCAGCTGTACGGCTTCGCCTTCCACTCGGTGACCTCGACGTATCTGGGCACCTCGGCGGGGCTGCGGCTGCGGCACGACCAGCCGACCGGCACGCTGGAGGTCAACGCGAAGTCCCCCGACCGCACCCGCTCGGCCTGGGCGGGCGCGGCGACCAGGGACTTCACCGACGTCGACCCGCGGGCGCTGGACGCCGAGCTGGCGCAGCGGCTGGCGTGGGCGGAGCGGAAGATCGACCTGCCGGCCGGGCGGTACGAGACACTGCTGCCGCCGTCGGCGGTCGCGGATCTGATGATCTACCAGCTGTGGTCCTCGGGCGCCCGGGACGCGGCCGAGGGCCGTACGGTCTTCAGCAAGGCCGGCGGCGGCACCCGGGTGGGCGAGCAGCTCTCGGAGCTGCCGCTGACGCTGCGCAGCGACCCGGGCGAGCCGGGCCTGGAGTCGGCGCCCTTCGTGGTCGCCCACGCGTCGGGCGACGAGTCGTCGGTCTTCGACAACGGGCTGCCGGTCGGTCCGGTGGACTGGCTGCGGGACGGCACCCTGCGCCACCTGCCGACCACCCGGCACAGCGCCGCGCTGACCGGGCTGCCGATGGCGCCGGCGGCCGACAACCTGATCCTGGAGGGCGGCGGCGGGCAGTCGCTGGCCGAGATGGTGGCGGCCACCGAGCGCGGCCTGCTGCTGACCTGCCTGTGGTACATCCGCGAGGTCGACCCGGCGACGCTGCTGCTGACCGGTCTGACCAGGGACGGCGTCTACCTGGTCGAGGGCGGCGAGGTGACCGGGGTGGTGAACAACTTCCGCTTCAACGAGTCGCCGGTCGACCTGCTGGGCCGGGCGGTCGAGGCGGGCCGCAGCGAGCGGACGCTGCCGCGCGAGTGGAGCGACTACTTCACCCGGGCCGCGGCGCCGGCCCTGCGGGTGCCGGACTTCAACATGAGCTCGGTCAGCCAGGGCGTCTGA
- the moaA gene encoding GTP 3',8-cyclase MoaA: MLIDTYGRVATDLRVSLTDKCNLRCTYCMPEEGLQWLARPDLLTDDEIVRMVRIAVTDLGVTDVRFTGGEPLLRPGLAGIVEQCATLDPRPRMSLTTNGIGLRRTAEALHAAGLDRVNVSLDTLRPEVFHTLTRRDRHADVIAGLAAASAAGLAPLKVNTVLMRGVNDDEAPDLLGWALDHGYELRFIEQMPLDAQHGWQRTDMVTADEILGSLRARFRLTPEGETVRGSAPAERWLVNGGPARVGVIGSVTRPFCRACDRTRLTADGQVRNCLFAREESDLRGPLRSGASDAEIAGLWKAAMWGKKPGSGLDDPAFLQPDRPMSAIGG, from the coding sequence GTGCTCATCGACACCTACGGACGCGTGGCCACCGACCTGCGCGTCTCGCTCACCGACAAGTGCAATCTGCGCTGCACGTACTGCATGCCCGAGGAGGGCCTGCAGTGGCTCGCCAGGCCCGACCTGCTCACCGACGACGAGATCGTCAGGATGGTGCGGATCGCGGTCACCGACCTCGGCGTCACCGACGTCCGCTTCACCGGCGGCGAACCGCTGCTGCGCCCCGGACTCGCCGGCATCGTCGAGCAGTGCGCCACGCTCGACCCGCGCCCCCGGATGTCGCTGACCACCAACGGCATCGGCCTGCGCAGGACCGCAGAGGCGCTGCACGCCGCGGGCCTCGACCGGGTCAACGTCTCGCTCGACACCCTGCGCCCCGAGGTCTTCCACACCCTGACCCGCAGGGACCGGCACGCCGACGTGATCGCGGGCCTGGCCGCCGCCTCCGCCGCGGGGCTGGCCCCGCTCAAGGTCAACACGGTGCTGATGCGCGGGGTCAACGACGACGAGGCGCCCGACCTGCTCGGCTGGGCCCTGGACCACGGCTACGAACTGCGCTTCATCGAGCAGATGCCGCTGGACGCCCAACACGGCTGGCAGCGCACCGACATGGTCACCGCCGACGAGATCCTGGGCAGCCTGCGGGCCCGCTTCCGGCTCACCCCGGAAGGCGAGACCGTCCGCGGGTCGGCGCCCGCCGAGCGCTGGCTGGTGAACGGCGGCCCGGCCCGGGTCGGCGTGATCGGCTCGGTCACCCGCCCGTTCTGCCGGGCGTGCGACCGCACCCGGCTGACCGCCGACGGTCAGGTGCGCAACTGCCTGTTCGCCCGCGAGGAGTCCGACCTGCGCGGCCCGCTGCGCTCGGGGGCGTCCGACGCGGAGATCGCCGGGCTGTGGAAGGCGGCGATGTGGGGCAAGAAGCCGGGCTCCGGCCTGGACGACCCGGCGTTCCTCCAGCCGGACCGGCCGATGTCAGCCATCGGCGGCTGA